In the Nitrospirota bacterium genome, CCCTGCTCCTCAGGCCGAAGCACCTCCACCGCGTACGCGTCGATCGCGATGTCTTGGCTCGCGGACGCAAAGGCGATGGCCAGCGACACGGTTCCGATGATCCACACCGCGTCGGGATGAAGGGCCAAACGCGCCAACCAGAATGTGAGCGCCAGGAGCGCCACTTGTGTGGCGAGCGCCCACCCGAGTTTTCGGCCCAGGCGCGGGATCGGCAGGCTGTAGCGATCCATCAACGGCGCCCACGCGAATTTGAAGGTCCACGGCGCTTGGGCCAGGGTGAACAGGCCGATGACTTTGATGTCCACGCCCTCCTGCGCGAGCCAGGTCGGGATCGCGATCCACACCAGGCCCAGTGGGAGGCCGGAGGAGAAGGACAGAAGGGTGACCGCGGCGGTGCGCCACGCGCGCAGCGCGAGCCAGACGGCGTGCCAACCAGCGGGACGGTCTGTCACCGCCGAGCCTCGAAGGGAGGCGCCGCGAAGCGGACGTGCGTCTCAGGCATGCTGATGAGGGATCAGTAAAACGCCTGGAGTATAGGAGTGCGGTGCGAACAAGGCAAGGAAAGGGCCGGAATCACGACGCGGGACTATTCATTGACGGCGCGGCGCCCCCGCCGACTCTGGAGGGGGGACAGTTCCACGACCGCGGGGTGATCCTCCTTGCGGCGACAGCGCGGACAGTAGGTCCATCCTTCGCGGAGGGTTTTCCCGCACTGCGGACACCGATTCGCGACCGGGGTGCCGCACGAGGGGCAGGTGAGAAAGTCCGAGTGCAGGACCCCCTGGCACGTGGCGCACAACGTCTCGTACGACCCCTCCACTTCCACTACCCGGAGCAGTTCGTCGACGCTGGTGGCGCCCTCGCGAATCATCGCGAGGCCGGCCTGAAAGAGCGTGGTCATCCCGGCCGCCAGGGCTTCGTGTTGGACTTCGTGGTCGGGAGCACCGGCCATCACCAGTTCGCGCAGCCGCGTGGTCATTACCAGGATTTCGTGCAAGCCGAGTCGCCCGCTGTGCCCGGTTTGTTGGCACGCCGGGCAGCCCACGGCGCGGTGGACGCTCATCGACCGTCCGACCTTGTGCGGGACGCGCAAGGTGAGCAATTCCTCTTCGGTAGCGGTATCCCTGCGGCGGCAGGTCTCGCAGAGGCGCCGGACCAGGCGCTGTGCAATGACCCCCACCACCTGAGAGGCGACGAGGTACCGCGGCACGCCCAGATCCACTAGGCGCGACAAGGTGGAGGGCGCGTCGTTGGTGTGGAGGGTGGAGAGCACCAGATGGCCGGTCATGGCGGCACGAACCGCGATCTGGGCGGTCTCCGCGTCGCGGATCTCCCCGATCAGGATCACGTCGGGATCCTGGCGCAAGACCGCCCGCAGGCAGGCCGCGAACGTGAGGCCGATTTCCGCGTTGACCTGCATCTGATTGACCCCCTCGAGCTGGTATTCCACCGGATCTTCCACGGTCGCGATATTGACCGCGATCGTGGCGAGGCGTTGGATCATCCGAAACAGGGTGGTGGTTTTGCCGCTGCCTGTCGGCCCGGTCACCAGAATCAGCCCCTTATGGTGCGTCAGGAGTGAGGCCATGAAGGCCTCATCGCGCGGCGACATCCCGAAGGGGCCCAACGCTTGGGCCGCCGAGGATTGCAGCACGCGCATGACGATTTTTTCCCCGTGTTGCACCGAGACCACCGACACCCGCAGGTCCAACTCCTGTTGGTTCACCATGACCCGCACCGCGCCGTCCTGGGGGAGTCGTCGCTCCGCAATGTCGAGCTTGGCCAGGACTTTGAGCCGCGAGACCAATGCTCCTTGCACCCACTTGGGCAGGCGCATGTCTTCACGCAACAATCCGTCCACGCGGTAGCGCACCCGGACCTCGCGCTTCTCGGGTTCGATGTGGATGTCGCTGGCTCGCAGCGTGACCGCTTTGGTCAGGATCATGTTCGCCAAGCGGATAATGGGCGCGAGCCGGCTGCGGTCGGCGAGGGATTTGGTTTCCTCGGGCGTGAGCGAGATTTCGGGGACCAGCTCCACTCGGACGTCGCTGAACTGCGAGGAGCTTTCTTCGACCAGGGCCTCCACCAGCGCGCCCTCGCGATCAGGGTCGGATTCCGCGGCTTTGTACCGCGCGTCGATCGCCTCGAGGAGGGCGCGCCGGCTGGCCAGCACGGGCTGGACGGGCGCGCCGCTGCAAAACCCGAGGTCCTGGATCGCTTCGTAATCGAGGGGATCAGCAAGGGCGACCACCAGCCGCTTGCCCTCGAAGCGGATGGGAAGCGCGGTGTATTTTCGGGCCACGGCGGGCGGAACCAGCAGCAGGGCGTCCGGGTCGCTGGGCGTCTGCGAGGGATCGAGTTGCGGCAGACCCAGTTGGCTCGCGAGAATGGCGAACAACTCGCCCTCCGTGAGGTAGCCCATCTCGATCAATGTCTCGCCCACGCGTCCGCCGGTCTCCCGCTGGCGCGCCAGGGCGGTCTCCAGTTGCGTGGGCGTGAGGGTGCCCCGTTCGATCAACAAGTCGCCGAGACGTTTGCGGGCGATGAGGGTCTCCTTGCCAGGAACCGGGTGCGGCCTAAAGGTAGAGTCGAGCGGCCAGACCGTCAAGCCACAGCGGTGTGCTCACGGGCGGTTGGTAAAAAAGCCATCGACCCCAAGGCGCAACAACCGAGCCTTGTCGCGCGCGCGGTCCACGGTGTACGGAATCACCGCATGCCCTGCGCGATGGATCGTGCGGACGAGATCCGCCGTCACGACGCGCGCTGGAGGATGGATGGAGCACGCCTCAAGGCGCCTGGCTCGTGCCAGCGCGGTGCGCAGCGACCAGGGATGCACCAGCACGCCGATCGCGATCGAGCGGTCCAGGCGCCGGAGGCGTTCGAGATAGCGCACGTGGAACGACGAAATCAACGCCCGGCGAGCCCAACCGAGGCGGCGCAGCACTCGCAGCAACTTCGATTCGAGGTGCGGGTAGAGCCGCTTCCTTCCGGTTTTGAGCTCGATATTGGCGGCGGCCCTCCCATCCAGCACGCGCAGTACCTCGCGAAGCGTCGGGACCCGTGTGCCTTCGAACGCCGGTGAGAACCACGCTCCGGCGTCCAGTCCCGTGATCTCGCGACGCGAGCGGGTTCCAACCGCCGCGCGCACTCCGGTGGTGCGCCGGAGCGAGGCGTCGTGGATCACCACGAGCTCGCCGTCTCGAGTCTGGTGCAGGTCGAACTCGATCACGGGCGCTCCGGCCTGGAGCGCGAGTCGAAACGCGGGAAGCGTGTTCTCGGGGGCCGCGGCCGACGCGCCCCGGTGGGCGATGATCAAAGGGCGGTTGCAGCGCCGCGCTCTTATCGCCGCCTGGAGGACCGACCGCACTGGCCGAATTGACTTGGCTGTCATGATCCGGTACAGTCCTTCGCTGCGTCCGCGAGATCGTCGTGAGCACCCCGGAACCGCCGAATCCGCCCCTCCAAATTCAGGTCGAACTCGACGACGGCGTCGCGCAGGGCATTTACACGAACCTTGCGTTGGTGGCGCATACGGAAACGGAGTTTCTGTTCGATTTCCTGTTCGTCCAGCCCCAGCAGCCCAAAGCCAAGGTTCGGGCGCGAATCATTTCCAGCCCGAGCCACACCAAGCGATTTTTTCTCGCGCTGCGCGAAAACATCACTCGATACGAGGTCCGCTTCGGAGAAATCAAGGTGTCCGAGGGCGGACCCGGTCCACGCGGCCTCCCCCACGAATGACGCGGTGGCGCGGAGTCCCGTTGGTCGCGGGGCTCTTGTTCGCCGTACTCGGAGTCGCCTCCCGAGCGGCCGCGGCTGACCTGCCCCGGCCGGTCGCGCTGCACGGCGCGTTGACGCCCGATGGCGCGTCGGCCTCCATACAGGTCACCGTCGGCAATCCGTTGCCCAACCACGTCAGCGCACCCGGTGTGCTGGAAGTGTACCTGTCCCGCGACGGCGTGATCGACGCCGACGACGTGCGCCTCGATCAACGGCCGGTGACCGCCGTTGCAGCGGGCGGCCGGGCCGAGTTCGACCTGAGGCCCGCCGTGCCCCCGCAGCCTCCGGGACGGTATTACGTGATCGCGAGGGTGCTTCCCGCCGATCCCGCCGCGGCGCCGCCCCGCGCGACCGACGCGCTCTGGGGCGTGCCGCTGGCGCTCGGCCCCGATCTGGTGATCGAGGACCTTCGCGCGACCAACCGGGCCGAGGGCGCGCAGGTCACGGGGCGCGTGCGAAACCGCGGGACTCACACGGCGCCCGCGGTCTCGGTCGGCGTGCTGTGGACCCTCCGCGACGATCCGGTCACCCGAGCCCAGGAGTCCGCGGCGCTGCCGGAGGTGGCGGCGAACAGCACGGCGTTGTTCGACGTGCTCGTGACGCCCGGCGATCTCCCCGCCGGGGAGTACGGGCTGATGGCCGAGGTGGATCCGGACCAACGGATCGCGGAATCGGACGAGGACAATAACCGATCCCGGCTCGCCGCCGGGTTCCGCCTGGGACCGGACCTGGTGGTCGCCGAGTTGTCGGCCCGTCAGGAAGGCGGCGCCGTGGTGGTCCGCGACGCGGTCTCGAACCAGGGCAATCGGAGCGCTGACGGCTGCGGGATCCTGTTCTTTCTGTCGCGAAACGGGGTATGGGATCAAGGCGACGTCTCGCTCGGGTACCGGCTGGTGCCGTCCCTCCAGCCCGGAACCGACTCCCGCGCCGAAACGCACCTGCCGATCCCACCACGCGGCTTGTCCACGGCCCGCTACTTTCTGATCGCCAAGGTGGACGGCGCCAACACCGTGGCGGAAAGCCGTGAAGGCAACAATCTGGCCCTGGCCCCGGCGCCGCTGGATCTGCGACTCCCGCCCTAACTGGGTCCCGCGCCTCACGGCCCTTCCTCAAAGATCCGCGTAAAGTGCGCCAGCATCTTGTGTCGGGCGTACGAGGAGAACAGCCCGGCGGTGTAGTGCCCTGCGGGCAGCCAGACCAGATCCGGTCGTCCGAACCCGCGCCAAAGAGCCTCGACATACGATCGAGGGATGACGCGGTCGAAACGGGCGTTGATCATCAACACCTTGCGAGGCGATACCAGGGGCGCGTAGGTGAGGGGGTCCACGTCTTCGAGCGTGGGCGCAACCGACTCGTTAAAGGACCGGCGCGTGAGGCCTTGCTCCGCGATCAGACTGTCCCGGATGCGCTCCAGCGAGGACTGGTGGGAGTCGCGGATAATGCCGGCCAGGTTGCCGCCGCCCAGGAGCAGCGCCGCGGCGCGAATTCGGGGTTCCACGGCGGTGAGCAGACTCCCGACCAGCGCGCCGTGCGACATGCCGACCAGCGCGATCCGACCACCGTCGATTTCTTGGCGCGTGAGCGCCCAGTCCAGGAC is a window encoding:
- a CDS encoding ATPase, T2SS/T4P/T4SS family gives rise to the protein MTVWPLDSTFRPHPVPGKETLIARKRLGDLLIERGTLTPTQLETALARQRETGGRVGETLIEMGYLTEGELFAILASQLGLPQLDPSQTPSDPDALLLVPPAVARKYTALPIRFEGKRLVVALADPLDYEAIQDLGFCSGAPVQPVLASRRALLEAIDARYKAAESDPDREGALVEALVEESSSQFSDVRVELVPEISLTPEETKSLADRSRLAPIIRLANMILTKAVTLRASDIHIEPEKREVRVRYRVDGLLREDMRLPKWVQGALVSRLKVLAKLDIAERRLPQDGAVRVMVNQQELDLRVSVVSVQHGEKIVMRVLQSSAAQALGPFGMSPRDEAFMASLLTHHKGLILVTGPTGSGKTTTLFRMIQRLATIAVNIATVEDPVEYQLEGVNQMQVNAEIGLTFAACLRAVLRQDPDVILIGEIRDAETAQIAVRAAMTGHLVLSTLHTNDAPSTLSRLVDLGVPRYLVASQVVGVIAQRLVRRLCETCRRRDTATEEELLTLRVPHKVGRSMSVHRAVGCPACQQTGHSGRLGLHEILVMTTRLRELVMAGAPDHEVQHEALAAGMTTLFQAGLAMIREGATSVDELLRVVEVEGSYETLCATCQGVLHSDFLTCPSCGTPVANRCPQCGKTLREGWTYCPRCRRKEDHPAVVELSPLQSRRGRRAVNE
- a CDS encoding glycerophosphodiester phosphodiesterase family protein, with the translated sequence MTAKSIRPVRSVLQAAIRARRCNRPLIIAHRGASAAAPENTLPAFRLALQAGAPVIEFDLHQTRDGELVVIHDASLRRTTGVRAAVGTRSRREITGLDAGAWFSPAFEGTRVPTLREVLRVLDGRAAANIELKTGRKRLYPHLESKLLRVLRRLGWARRALISSFHVRYLERLRRLDRSIAIGVLVHPWSLRTALARARRLEACSIHPPARVVTADLVRTIHRAGHAVIPYTVDRARDKARLLRLGVDGFFTNRP
- a CDS encoding DUF3467 domain-containing protein, which translates into the protein MSTPEPPNPPLQIQVELDDGVAQGIYTNLALVAHTETEFLFDFLFVQPQQPKAKVRARIISSPSHTKRFFLALRENITRYEVRFGEIKVSEGGPGPRGLPHE
- a CDS encoding CARDB domain-containing protein, with the protein product MTRWRGVPLVAGLLFAVLGVASRAAAADLPRPVALHGALTPDGASASIQVTVGNPLPNHVSAPGVLEVYLSRDGVIDADDVRLDQRPVTAVAAGGRAEFDLRPAVPPQPPGRYYVIARVLPADPAAAPPRATDALWGVPLALGPDLVIEDLRATNRAEGAQVTGRVRNRGTHTAPAVSVGVLWTLRDDPVTRAQESAALPEVAANSTALFDVLVTPGDLPAGEYGLMAEVDPDQRIAESDEDNNRSRLAAGFRLGPDLVVAELSARQEGGAVVVRDAVSNQGNRSADGCGILFFLSRNGVWDQGDVSLGYRLVPSLQPGTDSRAETHLPIPPRGLSTARYFLIAKVDGANTVAESREGNNLALAPAPLDLRLPP
- a CDS encoding CocE/NonD family hydrolase, which encodes MRSKPFAVAARAARLGLVLTLTACAASVPVPDRSSFPVPDRHTALFDVPPVPLQPRIGSVKRRGTYTVSRLTFSSVLHAPGVEPVEAFLYLPNEGKRFPLVLLLPITRGDYFSQGFAVYFAEQGYACVRFRSQGDIGRLYGSPASLPLFRDLLRARVIDARRVLDWALTRQEIDGGRIALVGMSHGALVGSLLTAVEPRIRAAALLLGGGNLAGIIRDSHQSSLERIRDSLIAEQGLTRRSFNESVAPTLEDVDPLTYAPLVSPRKVLMINARFDRVIPRSYVEALWRGFGRPDLVWLPAGHYTAGLFSSYARHKMLAHFTRIFEEGP